A window of the Carassius carassius chromosome 36, fCarCar2.1, whole genome shotgun sequence genome harbors these coding sequences:
- the gfi1b gene encoding zinc finger protein Gfi-1b, translating into MPRSFLVKSKKSHNVHRPIDTEQSEQKLPDPTPKTIPALVPLEPKECNSPERPKVDSVTRPSHRDPYDFIKCEQEPDCPIPSLPELPITTRRPFYLSEPQLAEFPPYYKSSYTWDHVPATYDFRQMGFSPSLLQHASSLYGAHLKQSSDPQQPLDCSTHYSPTSNTYHCITCDKVFSTPHGLEVHVRRSHSGTRPFGCSICRKSFGHAVSLEQHMNVHSQERSFECKMCGKTFKRSSTLSTHLLIHSDTRPYPCQYCGKRFHQKSDMKKHTYIHTGEKPHKCQVCGKAFSQSSNLITHSRKHTGFKPFGCEICSKGFQRKVDLRRHHESQHSLK; encoded by the exons ATGCCACGATCATTTTTGGTGAAAAGTAAAAAGTCTCATAACGTGCACCGACCCATCGACACCGAGCAAAGTGAACAGAAACTCCCGGATCCAACACCCAAAACAA TCCCAGCGCTGGTCCCTTTGGAACCAAAGGAATGTAATTCCCCAGAGCGGCCCAAGGTAGATTCAGTCACTCGGCCGTCCCACAGAGACCCGTATGACTTCATCAAGTGTGAGCAAGAGCCCGACTGTCCAATACCATCTCTACCTGAGCTGCCTATCACAACCAGACGGCCGTTTTACTTATCTG AGCCTCAGCTGGCAGAGTTCCCTCCCTACTACAAGAGCTCTTATACCTGGGATCATGTTCCTGCAACATATGACTTCAGGCAGATGGGCTTCTCTCCATCGCTCCTGCAGCATGCCAGCAGCCTGTACGGAGCTCATCTGAAGCAGAGCTCTGACCCTCAACAACCACTGGACTGCAGCACACACTACTCACCCACGTCTAACACCTACCACTGCATTACCTGTGATAAG GTGTTTTCCACTCCTCATGGGCTGGAGGTACACGTCAGACGTTCTCACAGTGGCACACGTCCCTTTGGATGCAGCATCTGCAGAAAGAGCTTTGGCCACGCAGTCAGCTTAGAGCAACACATGAACGTCCACTCTCAG GAAAGAAGTTTTGAGTGCAAGATGTGTGGAAAGACCTTCAAGCGCTCCTCAACGCTGTCCACTCACCTGCTGATCCACTCGGACACACGGCCGTACCCCTGTCAGTACTGCGGCAAGAGATTCCACCAGAAATCTGATATGAAGAAACACACCTACATCCACACAG GTGAGAAACCTCACAAATGCCAGGTGTGTGGCAAGGCCTTCAGCCAGAGCTCTAACCTCATCACACACAGCCGCAAACACACGGGATTCAAGCCGTTCGGCTGCGAGATCTGTTCCAAAGGCTTCCAGAGGAAGGTAGATCTTCGCAGACACCACGAGAGCCAGCACAGCCTTAAATAA